In one Cercospora beticola chromosome 1, complete sequence genomic region, the following are encoded:
- a CDS encoding uncharacterized protein (antiSMASH:Cluster_9): MTMTDTLFSSTDLPQLHLEKYDLVPLINITQRTDRMPRRHHRRPALEASSGPVAIRVGHRNSKTRYHEIQVTGAASDRGLFVRLVEDQVRHHPNDPLILSINAYQPWLGDILHTCIDDYWHDIADLDRAVQYATTMQFPEKASKRGRWVPWTFIIDHINVPQVYYWSVNMNPPVLEEAPSPRMRDLRFRTGVWFCGKGACRLNRNMSVTIIFTKPTPVAEHIVTRLMFDFLWRDSDFDQPRNDEEGICWTFSRLFNLLTDWQNIIGELLSRLDEAEINSHDRYMPVKARTRRMHYEVDRIYEMKEYLHFHTRSLGKLQRLRNDVPEGEKQDPLWNDIEDFVEDLGQFEATLDGLKERFNNLIELEFNISNSTQTDNSAFLMGVATLFLPVSFLASLFGISTVTWPVEWYAYIAVPVFALSVFFTAAFPVARRRIQKATGPISERRLHLQPQQFTMLGEDYPASVNVAHDNGDRKARFRQQSFSQQRSQSVKRTYSRLGSEEKGL; encoded by the exons ATGACCATGACGGACACCTTGTTCTCTTCCACTGACCTTCCTCAACTTCACCTCGAAAAATATGACCTGGTGCCACTGATCAACATTACACAGCGTACAGATAGAATGCCTCGCCGGCATCACCGCCGACCAGCCCTCGAAGCCAGCTCGGGGCCAGTGGCTATCCGTGTTGGCCACCGAAACAGCAAAACCCGCTATCATGAAATCCAAGTCACTGGAGCTGCTTCCGACAGAGGTCTCTTCGTCCGACTTGTGGAAGACCAAGTGAGGCACCACCCAAATGATCCTCTGATCCTCTCCATCAACGCCTACCAACCCTGGCTTGGCGACATTCTCCATACCTGCATCGACGACTACTGGCATGACATTGCCGACCTTGATCGTGCTGTGCAGTATGCCACCACGATGCAGTTCCCGGAGAAGGCTTCCAAGCGCGGCCGATGGGTGCCTTGGACGTTCATCATTGATCACATCAACGTGCCTCAGGTCTACTACTGGAGTGTCAACATGAACCCGCCTGTGCTGGAAGAAGCGCCCTCTCCTAGAATGAGAGACCTCCGTTTTCGCACTGGCGTATGGTTCTGCGGCAAAGGAGCGTGCCGTCTGAACAGAAATATGTCAGTGACGA TCATCTTTACCAAACCGACGCCAGTCGCCGAACATATCGTGACCAGATTGATGTTCGACTTTCTTTGGCGCGACAGTGACTTTGATCAGCCTCGcaatgacgaagaaggcatcTGCTGGACCTTCAGCCGCCTGTTTAATCTTCTCACTGATTGGCAGAACATCATTGGCGAGCTTCTATCGAGACTGGACGAGGCCGAGATTAACAGTCACGACCGATACATGCCAGTCAAAGCCCGCACGCGCCGAATGCACTACGAAGTTGATCGTATCTACGAGATGAAGGAGTATCTGCACTTTCACACACGCTCTCTTGGAAAGCTGCAGAGGCTCCGAAACGATGTTCCTGAGGGGGAAAAGCAGGACCCATTGTGGAATGACATCGAAGATTTTGTGGAAGATCTTGGCCAGTTCGAAGCTACACTGGACGGGCTGAAAGAGC GCTTCAACAACTTGATCGAGCTCGAATTCAACATCAGCAATTCGACGCAGACCGACAATTCGGCCTTCCTCATGGGAGTTGCCACGCTCTTCTTGCCCGTGTCTTTTCTCGCCTCGCTCTTTGGAATCAGCACTGTGACCTGGCCGGTGGAGTGGTATGCTTACATCGCCGTGCCGGTATTCGCATTGAGTGTATTCTTCACTGCTGCTTTCCCAGTGGCCCGCAGACGGATCCAGAAAGCTACAGGTCCGATCAGTGAGCGCAGACTACATCTGCAACCTCAGCAGTTTACAA TGCTGGGCGAAGACTATCCTGCGAGTGTGAACGTGGCGCATGACAACGGTGATCGGAAAGCGCGCTTTCGACAGCAATCTTTCTCCCAACAGCGCTCGCAGTCTGTGAAGAGAACTTATTCGAGACTCGGAAGCGAGGAGAAAGGTTTGTAG
- the FST1 gene encoding Fungal specific transcription factor (SMCOG1169:sugar transport protein~antiSMASH:Cluster_9): MSEKEPTKAIETVEQNAASNDHNENMSATDDIHAAGKDTTARATSVPGEPLTTKEAISIAQAGGWEADALIEQLDKELAADPRLTKKGIFDLEFANPKYFTYILVAFASMGGLLSGLDQSLISGANLFLPDDLHLSTHQNSLVNAGMPLGAVAGAFILSPCNEYFGRKWSIIISCILYTIGGALEAGAMNYQMIVWSRVILGMGVGLEGGTVPVYVAETVERRMRGNMVSLYQFNIALGEVLGYAVAAMFVSVPGNWRYILGSSLVFSTIMGIGMLYMPESPRWLLHKHRTLDAYKVFKRIRGSTSIEAREEFFVMKVSTEQEQAEVAAGTGSRKAPWLDLFTKPRARRALVYANMMIFLGQFTGINAIMYYMSVLMSQMGFDKYQSNYMSLVGGGALLLGTIPAIFLMETCGRRFWAIAMLPCFFVGLVLIGVSYHLPVGSSASLGVYFTGLITYEFFFGSYACLTWVVPSESYPTYLRSYGMTTSSALLFLSSFVVTYNFSAMQDAFTRTGLTLGFYGGIAVLGWFYQIFFMPETKDKTLEEIDLIFEKPTAQIIKENAASAWETTTDLCSFRFRKVFIDGHAPRRASIVEQLANRPMH; encoded by the exons ATGTCGGAAAAAGAGCCCACCAAAGCCATCGAAACGGTCGAGCAAAATGCTGCCTCCAACGACCACAACGAGAACATGTCTGCCACAGACGATATCCACGCGGCGGGCAAAGACACAACAGCCCGCGCCACAAGCGTCCCCGGCGAGCCTCTCACAACGAAAGAAGCCATCTCCATCGCCCAAGCCGGAGGCTGGGAAGCCGACGCCCTCATCGAACAACTCGACAAAGAGCTCGCCGCAGACCCACGTCTAACCAAGAAAGGCATTTTCGACCTCGAATTCGCCAATCCGAAGTATTTCACCTATATCctcgtcgccttcgcctcCATGGGAGGCCTCCTCTCAGGTCTCGATCAATCTCTCATCTCCGGTGCAAATCTGTTCCTTCCAGACGACCTCCATCTTTCCACACACCAGAATTCTCTTGTCAACGCTGGTATGCCATTGGGAGCGGTCGCCGGAGCTTTCATTCTGAGTCCATGCAACGAGTACTTCGGCCGAAAGTGGAGTATCATCATCTCGTGCATCCTGTACACCATCGGCGGAGCTCTGGAAGCGGGAGCGATGAACTATCAGATGATCGTATGGAGTCGCGTCATCTTGGGAATGGGAGTCGGTCTCGAAGGCGGTACTGTTCCAGTTTATGTGGCCGAGACAGTGGAGCGAAGAATGCGAGGAAACATGGTCAGTTTGTATCAGTTCAACATCGCTCTCGGCGAGGTGTTGGGCTATGCAGTCGCTGCAATGTTCGTTTCTGTTCCTGGAAACTGGAGATATATCCTCGGAAGCTCCCTGGTGTTCTCGACGATCATGGGAATTGGTATGTTGTACATGCCTGAGAGTCCCAGATGGTTGTTGCACAAGCACCGCACCCTCGATGCGTACAAAGTTTTCAAGAGGATTCGAGGAAGCACGTCTATCGAGGCAAGAGAGGAGTTCTTTGTGATGAAGGTTAGCacagagcaagagcaggctGAAGTCGCGGCTGGAACTGGCTCGAGGAAAGCACCTTGGCTGGATCTCTTCACAAAGCCTCGTGCTCGCCGTGCGCTTGTCTACGCCAACATGATGATCTTCTTGGGACAATTCACTGGAATCAAC GCCATCATGTACTACATGTCCGTCCTCATGAGCCAAATGGGCTTCGACAAGTACCAATCCAACTACATGTCCCtcgtcggcggcggcgcaCTCCTCCTCGGTACCATTCCAGCCATCTTCCTCATGGAAACCTGCGGGCGACGTTTCTGGGCTATCGCCATGTTGCCCTGCTTTTTCGTCGGACTGGTCCTGATCGGAGTGAGCTATCACCTCCCAGTCGGTAGCTCTGCTTCACTCGGAGTCTACTTCACTGGCCTCATCACCTACGAGTTCTTCTTCGGGTCATACGCGTGCCTTACGTGGGTCGTGCCGTCAGAGAGCTACCCCACTTACCTCCGTTCATACGGCATGACGACCTCGAGTGCGCTGTTGTTCTTGTCCTCTTTCGTCGTGACATACAACTTCAGCGCCATGCAAGATGCCTTCACCCGGACTGGATTGACACTTGGATTCTACGGCGGTATCGCCGTTCTGGGCTGGTTCTATCAGATCTTCTTC ATGCCCGAAACTAAAGACAAGACTTTGGAGGAGATCGATCTCATTTTCGAAAAGCCCACTGCACAGATCATCAAGGAGAATGCGGCCAGCGCCTGGGAGACAACCACAGACTTGTGCAGTTTCCGATTCCGCAAGGTCTTCATTGATGGCCACGCACCGCGTCGGGCGAGTATCGTTGAGCAATTGGCCAACCGCCCAATGCACTGA
- a CDS encoding uncharacterized protein (antiSMASH:Cluster_9), which translates to MPPSTPRLRILSVGGNAVSAFLSWRLSATQACDVTLVWKNGFEQVHQYGISFKSSKFGNERFKPRHVVKSPEDAAGASRASFDYVLLCVKALPDVYDLASVIESVVSPQHTCILVNTTATLGIESYLEQRFPTNVVLSLVSGVQISQLGPSEFEHSGSSELWVGAANKNPSIPASIQTDMAEALSMTLKSGQVDCEVSVNIRQKQFERMIGPIAFYPASVLFETPSHAELLEKNGVRSLITGIIDELLTLARKTGCEFKPEFREQTMEQMIVPSETNSIMYQDFTARRPMEVETYLGSPIKLAQEVGVQIPRIETLYSILHHINVVNQSKPIGPPSPSAAPTPRMSSAPGPPNHGYGNGRPPPPAMNGRPMPPNGMRPGSRAPSLNGGPPRRGPPSMSGYPPPGRMNGNGYAPPRGPPLQRRASVENNDLEEFSHLMLYSDMAEDGAYENGLPPSASGDLTLRERELALRQKELALREREYHMRRGPGGGRGPRRTQEYDDDDDEDGLDFFDPMAAGATPVADVDNLDMMSVTSRRTRKAPSASQLRSNPEGLNGVPNAPPRHSRGMMRRPGPNARARTSAAIMADMPGLREELMNNPLMGYSSDRFGSVDRMNMGHESRANSLTAERLHEFQNGGPPHNGYPGGRRGSQSPGNPLGPGQRPPHGRPSPPNGYGGPPGRNGRPSPPGMSQPVPRHPPGHGNAVAPQHIEQQTGRGEW; encoded by the exons ATGCCTCCCTCGACACCGCGCCTGCGGATACTGTCAG TTGGCGGCAATGCGGTCTCCGCCTTCCTTTCATGGCGCCTTTCCGCGACACAGGCTTGCGACGTAACATTGGTGTGGAAGAATGGCTTCGAGCAAGTGCATCAATACGGCATATCATTCAA ATCCTCCAAGTTCGGCAATGAAAGATTCAAGCCAAGACATG TCGTCAAGTCGCCTGAAGACGCTGCCGGCGCTTCGCGGGCGTCCTTTGACTACGTCCTGCTGTGCGTCAAAGCACTACCCGACGTCTACGATCTCGCCTCTGTCATTGAGTCGGTTGTGTCGCCGCAGCACACCTGCATCCTGGTCAACACCACTGCCACACTCGGAATCGAGTCGTATCTGGAACAGCGCTTTCCTACCAACGTGGTCTTGTCACTGGTGTCGGGTGTGCAGATTTCGCAGCTAGGCCCCAGCGAATTTGAGCATAGTGGCTCTTCTGAACTTTGGGTCGGAGCTGCCAACAAAAACCCATCGATACCCGCATCAATACAGACCGACATGGCGGAAGCGCTTTCGATGACTCTCAAGTCCGGCCAGGTCGACTGCGAGGTTTCTGTCAACATCCGGCAGAAACAATTTGAACGAATGATTGG CCCCATTGCCTTCTATCCCGCCAGTGTCCTTTTCGAGACACCTTCTCATGCCGAGCTTCTGGAAAAGAACGGCGTCCGCTCGCTCATTACAGGTATAATTGACGAACTTCTTACTCTCGCGCGCAAAACCGGCTGCGAATTCAAACCCGAGTTCCGCGAACAGACCATGGAACAAATGATTGTTCCATCAGAAACGAACAGCATCATGTACCAGGATTTCACCGCCAGACGACCAATGGAAGTCGAAACATATCTCGGCTCGCCGATCAAGCTGGCACAGGAAGTCGGGGTTCAGATTCCTCGCATCGAGACGCTCTACTCAATTTTGCATCACATCAACGTCGTCAATCAGTCGAAACCAATTGGACCTCCTTCGCCATCGGCAGCACCAACCCCACGCATGTCTTCCGCACCAGGCCCTCCGAATCACGGATACGGCAATGGCAGACCTCCACCGCCTGCGATGAATGGCAGACCGATGCCACCCAATGGCATGCGTCCGGGCAGCCGCGCACCAAGCTTGAACGGTGGCCCGCCACGAAGAGGACCTCCGTCCATGTCTGGGTATCCGCCGCCCGGCAGGATGAATGGAAATGGGTACGCACCACCACGAGGCCCGCCGCTCCAACGACGCGCTTCCGTTGAGAACAACGACCTGGAGGAGTTCAGCCACTTGATGCTGTACAGCGACATGGCCGAGGATGGCGCGTACGAGAATGGTCTGCCTCCTTCGGCCTCGGGCGACCTGACTCTACGGGAGCGCGAATTGGCACTGCGCCAGAAAGAGCTTGCCTTGCGTGAAAGAGAGTACCACATGCGTCGTGGCCCTGGCGGTGGCAGAGGTCCACGCAGGACACAAGAgtacgacgatgatgatgatgaagatggcttGGACTTCTTCGACCCGATGGCGGCTGGTGCGACGCCGGTGGCCGATGTGGACAATCTCGACATGATGAGCGTCACTTCTAGGAGAACACGGAAAGCGCCGAGTGCCAGCCAGTTGCGAAGCAATCCGGAAGGACTCAACGGTGTGCCAAATGCGCCGCCACGTCACAGCCGTGGAATGATGAGGCGACCGGGACCCAACGCTCGTGCTCGAACGAGCGCTGCCATCATGGCTGATATGCCAGGACTCCGCGAAGAACTGATGAACAACCCTCTCATGGGCTACTCTTCTGACCGATTCGGCAGTGTCGACAGGATGAACATGGGCCACGAGTCGAGGGCAAATTCTTTGACTGCGGAGCGGCTGCATGAATTCCAAAATGGCGGGCCACCACACAATGGCTACCCAGGTGGGAGGCGTGGCAGTCAGTCCCCAGGCAACCCTTTAGGCCCCGGACAAAGGCCTCCACACGGGCGACCATCACCTCCTAATGGATATGGAGGACCTCCAGGACGCAATGGACGACCGAGTCCGCCTGGCATGAGCCAACCTGTCCCTCGACATCCACCGGGACATGGCAATGCAGTGGCGCCACAACACATTGAGCAACAAACAGGG cGCGGGGAGTGGTGA
- a CDS encoding uncharacterized protein (antiSMASH:Cluster_9) gives MTAPAARAASEASILSFIGSSVYQGRLGVVTAEDVDQEAPYQESKTPNLDFPNHVLSKGHPGGAANGRRMKLAHWRKRAHPRPDGKGKMQDRDLHTANTVVGTTGGSSLCTELLNLPS, from the exons ATGACCGCTCCTGCTGCGCGTGCGGCCTCAGAAGCCTCCATCTTGAGCTTCATCGGCAGCAGCGTATATCAAGGCA GACTGGGTGTTGTCACAGCAGAGGACGTCGACCAGGAAGCCCCGTACCAAGAGTCCAAGACGCCGAATCTAGATTTCCCCAATCACGTGTTGAGCAAGGGCCATCCGGGAGGAGCAGCCAATGGGCGGCGGATGAAACTTGCTCATTGGCGAAAACGTGCTCATCCACGTCCAGACGGCAAAGGCAAAATGCAAGACCGCGACCTGCACACTGCGAACACCGTCGTAGGTACCACGGGCGGCTCATCGTTGTGCACCGAACTTCTGAACTTGCCGAGTTGA
- the SYM1 gene encoding Protein required for ethanol metabolism: MAAALRWYKAKLAARPILTQSITTSILFATGDTMAQQLVEKRGLSNHDLARSSRMALYGGFVFGPAATKWFSFLQRKVVIPGKPNLEIAARVATDQTVFASTNLFVFLSSMAIMEGTSPKDKLDSTYVNALKSNWMVWPLVQFTNFKFVPLEHRVLLVNIVSLGWNCYLSYLNSQPSGAHDVDGGELPPL; encoded by the exons ATGGCCGCCGCGTTAAGATG GTACAAGGCGAAGCTCGCCGCCCGCCCCATCCTAACCCAATCCATCACAACCTCCATCCTTTTCGCAACAGGCGACACAATGGCGCAACAACTCGTCGAAAAGCGCGGCCTCTCGAACCACGACCTCGCCCGTTCCTCCCGCATGGCCCTCTACGGtggcttcgtcttcggccCCGCCGCAACGAAATGGTTCAGCTTCCTCCAACGCAAAGTCGTCATTCCCGGCAAACCAAACCTCGAAATCGCCGCACGAGTCGCGACCGATCAGACCGTTTTCGCTAGTACGAATTTGTTTGTGTTCTTGAGCAGTATGGCGATTATGGAGGGCACGAGTCCCAAGGATAAGCTGGATTCGACGTATGTCAATGCGCTGAAGAGCAATTGGATGGTGTGGCCATTGGTGCAGTTTACAAACTTCAAGTTTGTGCCGCTGGAGCATCGAGTGTTGCTAGTAAACATTGTTTCCTTGG GCTGGAACTGCTACCTTTCGTACCTCAACAGCCAACCTAGTGGGGCGCATGATGTGGATGGTGGCGAGTTGCCGCCTTTGTAA
- a CDS encoding uncharacterized protein (SMCOG1101:phosphoglycerate mutase~antiSMASH:Cluster_9) has protein sequence MTTPRLFIIRHGETEWSLNGRHTGVSDIPLTANGEKRIIATGKALVGPDRLIVPKNLAHIYVSPRKRAQRTLELLGLGCEEDMPWGKHGEVRDTSEHKTKAKIEVTEAVREWDYGDYEGVTSKEIRERRRKEGVGKDGEWDIWRDGCPGGESPAQITERLDALIKDIRTRFHAPAIGKPKGKNGEEEEERKPFDVLIVAHGHILRALAGRWVGRDIAENPSLILEAGGVGTLSYEHQSLEEPAILLGGAFMSDVVENAKEDVRGEGRREEENVGIEGMTG, from the coding sequence ATGACAACCCCCcgcctcttcatcatccgcCATGGCGAAACCGAATGGTCTCTCAATGGCCGACACACCGGCGTATCCGATATCCCGCTCACAGCAAACGGTGAGAAACGAATCATCGCAACAGGCAAAGCCCTCGTCGGTCCCGACCGACTCATCGTACCCAAGAACCTCGCACACATCTACGTCTCGCCTCGTAAACGCGCTCAACGAACACTTGAACTGCTAGGACTGGGTTGTGAAGAAGATATGCCTTGGGGAAAACATGGGGAAGTCCGAGATACATCTGAACATAAAACCAAAGCGAAGATTGAAGTTACGGAAGCTGTGAGGGAGTGGGATTATGGGGACTATGAGGGTGTTACGTCGAAGGAGATtcgggagaggaggaggaaagagGGGGTGGGAAAAGATGGGGAGTGGGATATTTGGCGTGATGGATGTCCGGGTGGAGAGAGTCCTGCTCAAATCACAGAACGTCTTGATGCCTTGATAAAAGACATTCGAACACGATTTCATGCGCCGGCGATTGGGAAACCTAAAGGCAAAaatggagaggaagaggaagagaggaaaCCTTTTGATGTATTGATCGTGGCTCATGGACATATTTTGAGGGCTTTGGCAGGAAGATGGGTTGGGAGGGATATTGCGGAGAATCCGAGTTTGATTTTGGAGGCTGGAGGTGTGGGGACTTTGAGTTATGAGCATCAGAGTTTGGAGGAGCCGGCGATTTTGTTGGGTGGGGCGTTTATGAGTGATGTTGTGGAGAATGCGAAGGAGGATGTTAGGGGAGAGGGAAGACGGGAAGAGGAGAATGTGGGAATTGAGGGGATGACGGGGTGA
- a CDS encoding uncharacterized protein (antiSMASH:Cluster_9), which produces MDHSSMDMGSSSSSSDSSSSMSHGSMSMVFTTDHSTPLYSSAWTPQTTGTYAATCIFLIFLGIISRVLLAYRHVLEKKWHDKALKRRYVRVAGETERQQLDPSADEKSDYATLTMRGLDENVLILQAPQKVQGTPWRFSTDLPRACIFTVQAGVGYLLMLAVMTLNVGYFMSSLAGLFIGELAMGRYIVIDDSHH; this is translated from the exons ATGGACCACTCCAGCATGGACATGGGctcctcaagctcatcatcagACTCCTCGTCAAGCATGTCGCACGGCTCCATGAGCATGGTCTTTACCACCGACCACAGCACACCTCTCTACTCCAGCGCCTGGACACCACAGACAACAGGGACCTACGCCGCAACCTGCATATTCCTCATATTTCTCGGGATTATCAGCAGAGTACTTCTTGCCTACCGCCACGTGCTCGAAAAGAAATGGCACGACAAGGCTTTGAAGCGGCGGTACGTGAGAGTCGCGGGCGAGACCGAACGGCAGCAACTAGACCCAAGCGCGGACGAGAAGAGCGATTATGCGACGCTCACGATGCGAGGTCTGGATGAGAATGTGCTAATTCTGCAGGCGCCGCAGAAAGTGCAAGGCACGCCGTGGAGGTTCAGTACTGATCTGCCGAGGGCGTGTATCTTTACTGTGCAAGCTGGTGTGGGTTATTTGCT CATGTTGGCAGTTATGACGCTGAACGTGGGATACTTCATGTCCTCACTCGCGGGCTTGTTCATCGGTGAACTGGCAATGGGGAGGTATATTGTGATAGACGACAGCCATCACTGA
- a CDS encoding uncharacterized protein (BUSCO:EOG09262KJA), giving the protein MATTNENPEGVSSLLDTDLYKLTMQCAILKYFPDVQVEYKFTNRTPHMRLTRAAYKWLRAQIDKLENIKVTDDEIAWLRKTCPYLTPEYLDFLRTFSLAPKDQVKTTFTPTSEGSDDDSQPGDVSLAVVGGWKETILYEIPLLALTSEAYFKFVERDWTHDGQLDKAKEKGVQLLEAGCVFSEFGSRRRRDYKTHDLVIQGLLAARKEAEGKDWKGILTGTSNVHLAMRYGLNPVGTVAHEWFMGIAAVTQDYANANEQALQYWTGTFGRGVLAIALTDTFGTPTFLRAFSKPAPSSGHTSDAEKGNPSYAEIFTGVRQDSGDPLEFIQLMRKFYDTQGIKEKKTIVFSDSLNVEKAIQYKHATEKVGLTASFGVGTFFTNDFWDTKANKKSVPLNIVIKVSKANGNDAIKLSDDIGKNMGDDKLVKSVKEQVGYEDKSWSGGDEAHRWDK; this is encoded by the coding sequence ATGGCGACCACCAACGAGAATCCCGAGGGCGTCAGCTCGCTGCTCGACACTGACCTGTACAAGCTGACGATGCAATGCGCCATCCTCAAGTACTTCCCCGACGTGCAAGTGGAATACAAGTTCACGAATCGCACACCCCACATGCGCCTGACACGAGCAGCATATAAGTGGCTTCGAGCACAAATCGATAAACTGGAGAACATCAAAGTGACGGATGACGAGATCGCCTGGTTGCGCAAGACATGTCCATATCTTACACCCGAGTACTTGGACTTCCTTCGAACTTTCTCCCTTGCCCCGAAAGACCAGGTCAAGACTACTTTCACACCGACCAGTGAAGGGAGCGACGATGACTCACAACCCGGCGACGTCAGTCTTGCGGTGGTTGGAGGCTGGAAAGAGACGATCTTGTACGAGATTCCGCTGCTAGCTTTGACATCGGAAGCATATTTCAAGTTCGTCGAGCGGGATTGGACGCATGATGGACAGCTGGACAAGGCGAAGGAAAAGGGGGTACAATTACTCGAGGCAGGATGTGTCTTCAGCGAGTTCGGCAGCAGACGTCGAAGAGATTACAAAACGCACGATCTTGTAATTCAAGGTCTACTGGCAGCTAGGAAAGAAGCAGAGGGCAAGGACTGGAAGGGCATATTGACAGGCACATCCAACGTCCACCTGGCTATGCGGTACGGGCTGAATCCTGTCGGAACGGTGGCTCACGAATGGTTCATGGGCATTGCTGCTGTGACGCAAGACTACGCAAATGCGAACGAGCAGGCACTGCAATACTGGACAGGCACATTTGGGCGTGGTGTGCTGGCCATTGCTCTGACAGACACCTTCGGCACTCCAACCTTCCTCCGAGCATTTTCCAAGCCCGCTCCCTCGAGTGGCCACACCTCAGATGCCGAGAAGGGCAATCCGTCTTACGCCGAGATCTTCACCGGAGTGCGACAGGACTCAGGCGACCCGCTTGAATTCATTCAATTGATGCGCAAGTTCTATGACACGCAAGgcatcaaggagaagaagacgatcgtCTTCTCCGACAGCTTAAatgtggagaaggcgattCAGTACAAGCATGCAACTGAAAAGGTGGGACTCACTGCGTCGTTTGGCGTAGGTACGTTCTTCACGAATGACTTCTGGGATACCAAGGCGAACAAGAAGAGTGTACCTTTGAACATCGTCATCAAAGTCAGCAAGGCGAACGGGAACGATGCTATCAAGCTTTCTGATGATATTGGCAAGAACATGGGCGACGATAAGCTTGTCAAGTCAGTCAAGGAGCAAGTGGGCTACGAGGATAAGTCTTGGTCAGGAGGTGATGAGGCTCATCGATGGGACAAGTGA